The following are from one region of the Capsicum annuum cultivar UCD-10X-F1 chromosome 1, UCD10Xv1.1, whole genome shotgun sequence genome:
- the LOC107856092 gene encoding peroxidase 45 — MDRLISSSQFLHLVLLLLSIMSNISCINAQLHRDFYRNSCPNVESIVRSAVEQKYRQTIVTAAATLRLFFHDCFIQGCDASIILRSSGNNTAEKDHPDNISLAGDGYDTVIKAKAAVDNIPACKNKVSCADILAMATRDVIALAGGPHYAVELGRRDGRISSQNSVPNNLPHSDFHLKKLLPMFAFRGLSVRHMIALSGAHTLGFSHCNQFSSRIYSFNSTHKVDPTIDAVYAKELQGMCPQNAPSRVVIPLDPDTPQVFDNTYFKNLQRGKGLFTSDQTLYTKRGSRSIVNMFASNKTAFERVFIAAMTKLGRFGVKTGNLGEIRKDCAVVN; from the exons ATGGATAGGTTGATCAGTAGTAGCCAGTTTCTCCACTTAGTCCTCCTCCTACTTTCTATCATGTCCAATATAAGTTGTATTAACGCTCAGCTCCATCGCGATTTTTATCGAAATTCGTGTCCGAACGTGGAATCCATTGTCCGATCAGCAGTTGAACAGAAGTACAGACAGACCATTGTTACAGCAGCAGCAACTCTTAGACTCTTCTTCCATGATTGCTTTATTCAg GGTTGTGATGCTTCCATCATACTGAGATCATCAGGAAATAACACAGCAGAAAAGGACCATCCAGACAATATATCACTTGCCGGGGATGGATATGACACGGTTATTAAAGCCAAAGCTGCAGTTGACAATATCCCAGCTTGCAAGAACAAAGTTTCCTGTGCTGACATCTTGGCCATGGCCACAAGAGATGTAATTGCATTG GCAGGAGGACCACATTATGCTGTTGAATTGGGAAGGAGGGATGGCAGAATTTCTTCACAAAACAGTGTACCCAACAATTTGCCTCACTCTGACTTTCACTTGAAGAAGCTCCTTCCTATGTTTGCATTTCGTGGTCTCTCTGTCAGACATATGATTGCCCTCTCTG GAGCACATACACTAGGATTTTCACATTGCAACCAGTTCTCAAGCAGGATATACAGCTTTAACAGCACGCACAAGGTTGATCCAACAATTGATGCAGTCTATGCTAAGGAACTCCAAGGAATGTGCCCACAAAATGCCCCTTCAAGAGTAGTCATCCCCTTGGATCCAGACACCCCTCAAGTGTTCGATAACACGtatttcaagaaccttcagaGGGGGAAAGGGCTGTTCACTTCAGACCAGACACTGTATACTAAAAGAGGATCAAGGAGTATAGTGAATATGTTTGCATCAAACAAGACAGCTTTTGAAAGGGTCTTCATTGCTGCCATGACAAAGCTTGGAAGGTTTGGGGTCAAAACTGGAAATCTTGGTGAAATTCGCAAAGACTGTGCTGTGGTGAACTGA